A part of Candidatus Electrothrix aestuarii genomic DNA contains:
- a CDS encoding acylneuraminate cytidylyltransferase, producing MEDERRVIAIIPARGGSVGIPRKNVRLMGKKPLLAYSIENCLAAEEIDDVFVSTEDAEIAEVARRFGAKVLERPLHLADAITTLDEVILNSVKQLEEKKEYFSFVVTVQATAPLMKPENIDKAIRKCVLEGLDTVLTVVENTHLTWTGSPDGGDMFPAYAQRVNRQQLPPSYKETGGVVVCPRDVLLSTTSRFGQHVGVIEISKKEAIDIDDYFDWWLIEKSLQRKRICFHVIGNRLCGLGHVYRALTLADRLVDHDIWFLVNDESQMAQQIIQDRFYEVVTVAPGKEVQTLLSDGSDLIINDILDTEDSFMRALTEAGVVSVNFEDLGTGASKATYVINSMYDAPAGQVPSNVLSGIDYCCLRDEFYSVFPRESTSTKDVRNILLLFGGTDPAGLTLKILHWLDQIEGDWEVTVILGIGFVHEDEVVSFAGQANHHIEIVRKTKIISRYMSEADIAITSAGRTVYELGSLGIPVLSVAANEREMTHDFVRKSPGVIFLGAASELTETRFNRILGQVVYSDILRSKMTQHLLESGIRNGIDNVLNIIDKALRVIPGSDS from the coding sequence ATGGAAGACGAAAGACGCGTTATAGCCATTATTCCTGCCCGAGGCGGTTCTGTGGGGATTCCAAGAAAGAACGTCCGGTTAATGGGGAAAAAACCTTTATTGGCCTATTCAATAGAAAATTGTCTGGCAGCAGAAGAAATTGATGATGTTTTTGTATCGACGGAAGATGCAGAAATTGCAGAGGTTGCACGGCGTTTTGGGGCAAAGGTATTAGAACGGCCACTTCATTTGGCGGATGCAATAACGACCTTGGATGAAGTTATCCTTAACAGTGTCAAACAACTTGAAGAAAAAAAGGAGTATTTTTCTTTTGTTGTAACTGTACAGGCAACAGCTCCTTTAATGAAGCCCGAGAATATTGATAAGGCAATTAGAAAATGCGTGCTGGAAGGGCTTGATACTGTTTTGACTGTCGTGGAAAATACTCATCTAACTTGGACGGGAAGTCCTGACGGTGGTGATATGTTCCCTGCTTATGCGCAACGCGTAAATAGGCAGCAGTTACCACCAAGCTATAAGGAGACAGGTGGAGTTGTTGTCTGTCCGCGAGATGTTCTTTTGTCTACAACGTCAAGGTTCGGTCAGCATGTCGGTGTTATTGAGATTTCTAAAAAAGAGGCGATAGACATTGATGATTATTTTGATTGGTGGTTGATAGAAAAATCTTTGCAAAGAAAACGGATTTGTTTTCATGTGATCGGGAATAGATTGTGTGGACTTGGGCATGTATATCGTGCTCTTACGCTTGCAGACCGCTTGGTTGACCATGATATTTGGTTTCTCGTGAATGACGAGTCGCAAATGGCGCAACAAATTATTCAGGATAGGTTTTACGAGGTTGTTACGGTCGCTCCTGGAAAAGAAGTTCAGACCTTATTGTCTGATGGTTCAGACCTCATAATTAACGATATTTTAGATACAGAAGATTCTTTTATGCGGGCTTTGACCGAGGCTGGGGTGGTGAGTGTCAATTTTGAGGATTTAGGTACTGGTGCTTCAAAGGCTACCTATGTAATTAACTCAATGTATGATGCCCCTGCCGGGCAGGTTCCCTCCAACGTATTGAGCGGAATTGACTATTGTTGTTTGCGTGATGAGTTTTATTCGGTTTTTCCTCGGGAGAGCACGAGTACGAAAGATGTTCGGAATATTCTCTTATTATTTGGTGGGACAGACCCGGCAGGCCTGACGTTAAAGATTTTGCATTGGCTTGATCAGATAGAAGGAGACTGGGAAGTAACAGTTATACTTGGTATTGGTTTTGTGCATGAGGATGAGGTCGTCTCTTTTGCTGGACAGGCGAATCATCATATAGAGATCGTTCGTAAAACAAAGATCATAAGTCGCTATATGTCGGAAGCTGATATTGCTATTACCAGTGCCGGGCGTACAGTTTATGAGCTTGGGAGCCTTGGTATACCGGTATTGTCAGTGGCTGCAAATGAGAGAGAGATGACACACGATTTTGTTAGGAAATCTCCAGGAGTTATTTTTTTAGGCGCGGCAAGTGAATTAACAGAGACCAGATTTAATCGAATTCTTGGCCAGGTAGTTTACAGTGATATTCTTCGAAGTAAAATGACTCAGCATCTACTTGAAAGCGGTATTAGGAATGGTATAGATAATGTTCTTAATATTATTGATAAAGCTCTTAGAGTGATTCCAGGATCTGATAGTTAA
- a CDS encoding ABC transporter ATP-binding protein — protein MSTVITIENLWKEYRLGIIGHGNLAQDLQSWWARIRGKDDPNSQIVPMLAGQEKQIEGDRFWALRGVNLEVKEGDILGIIGRNGAGKSTLLKLLSRVTAPTKGQVKVKGRIASLLEVGTGFHPELTGRENIFMNGAILGMSKQEIRSKLDEIIDFSGVESFVDTPVKRYSSGMYVRLAFAVAAHLEPEILIIDEVLAVGDAEFQKKCLGKMGNVAKEGRTVLFVSHNMNAVNNLCSDAVYLQDGSVVLRGEPTEVIDNYLSVGRDDEVTSVEFPEDDEKDFQVLSAGITVNGVEPPNGIIKVDQSFSVQLLYKIRKPLPGGFGTFTIRNQRDEVIFFSDNRDGLGGETNALEQPGLVDMRVDIPLPLLVPGKYSLSMALAKQGTGAIDWYRDVIRFELVDTEGIRGHRGGYIFKPLHWHLTD, from the coding sequence ATGTCGACCGTAATAACAATAGAAAATTTGTGGAAGGAATATCGCCTTGGCATTATTGGACATGGTAACCTGGCGCAGGATTTACAATCGTGGTGGGCAAGAATACGCGGCAAGGATGACCCTAATTCTCAAATAGTTCCTATGCTTGCTGGGCAGGAAAAACAGATTGAGGGGGATCGCTTTTGGGCATTGCGGGGTGTTAATTTGGAGGTTAAAGAGGGCGATATTCTTGGTATTATAGGAAGAAATGGTGCTGGAAAATCAACTTTGCTGAAACTTCTTTCTAGGGTGACAGCCCCCACAAAAGGGCAAGTAAAGGTAAAAGGACGTATTGCCAGTTTATTAGAAGTGGGAACAGGCTTTCATCCTGAATTAACGGGACGCGAGAATATTTTCATGAATGGAGCTATTCTTGGTATGTCTAAACAAGAAATCCGGAGTAAATTAGATGAAATTATAGATTTCTCTGGAGTAGAAAGCTTCGTTGATACACCAGTTAAAAGGTATTCCTCTGGAATGTACGTACGCCTTGCCTTTGCTGTTGCTGCGCATTTGGAACCGGAAATTCTCATTATCGATGAAGTACTCGCGGTTGGCGATGCAGAATTTCAAAAAAAATGTTTGGGGAAAATGGGAAATGTGGCGAAAGAAGGAAGGACTGTACTTTTTGTTTCTCATAACATGAATGCTGTTAATAATTTATGTTCGGATGCTGTTTATTTACAGGATGGTAGTGTAGTATTACGCGGAGAACCTACAGAGGTGATTGATAACTATCTCAGCGTGGGGCGCGATGACGAGGTAACATCTGTTGAGTTTCCTGAGGACGATGAAAAAGATTTCCAGGTGCTTTCAGCCGGTATTACGGTTAATGGGGTAGAACCTCCAAACGGAATTATTAAAGTCGATCAATCGTTTTCTGTCCAACTACTTTATAAAATTCGAAAACCTCTTCCTGGGGGGTTTGGTACCTTTACGATTAGAAATCAACGAGATGAGGTTATCTTTTTTTCAGATAATCGTGATGGATTAGGTGGCGAGACGAATGCATTGGAACAACCTGGGCTTGTCGATATGCGCGTAGATATCCCTCTTCCTTTATTAGTTCCTGGAAAGTATTCCCTTTCTATGGCCTTGGCTAAGCAAGGAACCGGCGCCATAGATTGGTATCGTGACGTAATTCGGTTCGAACTTGTTGATACAGAAGGGATACGTGGGCATCGGGGGGGATATATTTTTAAACCTCTACACTGGCACCTAACCGACTAA
- a CDS encoding acyltransferase codes for MRLKEFRIHRVVRFLRRLKLLLAEMYYTPDGQYRKKTVDFKCSVIRAAKSYGSNLKVNGKTTVTNNTVLGNNVNFNGMSITGRGRVEIGDNFHSGPDCLIISQIHNYDDGQAVPYDATYLSKPVLIKDNVWIGSRVIILGEVTIGEGAIIQAGSVVCRDIPDFAVAGGHPAKVFKYRDIEHYMVLKKAGKFH; via the coding sequence ATGCGGCTTAAAGAATTTCGTATTCATAGAGTGGTGCGATTTCTCCGAAGGTTAAAACTGTTATTAGCCGAGATGTACTATACCCCAGATGGGCAATACAGGAAGAAAACTGTAGATTTTAAATGTTCGGTGATTAGGGCCGCAAAATCATATGGTTCTAATTTGAAAGTAAATGGAAAAACAACGGTAACCAATAACACCGTGCTTGGGAATAACGTAAATTTTAACGGAATGTCCATTACAGGGCGTGGCAGAGTTGAAATTGGAGATAATTTTCATTCTGGGCCAGACTGTCTGATTATCTCCCAAATACATAATTATGATGACGGACAAGCTGTGCCCTACGATGCTACGTATCTTTCTAAGCCAGTACTTATCAAAGATAATGTTTGGATTGGAAGCCGTGTGATAATTTTAGGTGAGGTAACCATAGGGGAGGGTGCTATCATTCAAGCAGGGTCCGTTGTTTGCCGTGATATTCCTGATTTTGCTGTCGCTGGGGGACATCCTGCTAAAGTTTTCAAATACCGTGACATCGAACATTATATGGTTCTTAAAAAAGCTGGAAAATTCCATTAA
- a CDS encoding ABC transporter permease, with product MSNEEQWDLVIKPKTGWFDIHLGELWRYRDLVAMFVKRDFVTMYKQTILGPLWFIIQPFFTTLVFTIVFGKVAKIPTDNLPPFLFYLSGNVAWGYFATCLGRTSDTFNTNARIFGKVYFPRLTVPLSSVISGLLQFAIQLVLFLGFYFYFLWQGTPIFPKIWIIALPVLLLQMALLGFGMGILVSSMTTKYKDLRFAMGFVIQLWMYATPVVYPLTLVPDWLRPWYVFNPMVSVIECFRYAFLGSGIIRWSYVGTGWLTTLLIVFAGVLLFSRIEKTFMDTV from the coding sequence TGATTAAGCCAAAAACAGGATGGTTTGATATCCACCTTGGTGAGCTTTGGCGTTATCGGGATCTGGTTGCCATGTTTGTGAAGCGTGATTTTGTCACCATGTATAAGCAGACCATCTTAGGTCCCTTATGGTTCATTATTCAGCCGTTTTTTACAACCCTGGTTTTTACTATAGTTTTTGGCAAGGTCGCAAAGATCCCTACAGATAACCTGCCTCCTTTTCTCTTTTATTTATCCGGTAATGTTGCCTGGGGGTATTTTGCAACTTGTCTTGGCCGGACTTCAGACACATTTAATACAAATGCCCGTATATTTGGTAAGGTGTATTTTCCTCGGCTGACAGTACCGCTTTCGTCCGTTATTTCAGGGCTTCTGCAGTTTGCTATTCAGTTAGTTTTATTTCTTGGATTTTATTTCTATTTTCTTTGGCAGGGTACCCCTATTTTTCCAAAAATTTGGATTATCGCCCTTCCGGTCCTTTTATTACAAATGGCTTTGCTTGGTTTTGGAATGGGAATTTTGGTTTCTTCTATGACAACAAAGTACAAGGACCTTCGTTTTGCTATGGGCTTTGTTATTCAGCTGTGGATGTATGCCACGCCTGTTGTTTACCCGCTGACCCTTGTCCCAGATTGGCTCAGACCCTGGTATGTGTTTAATCCTATGGTTTCGGTTATTGAATGTTTTCGTTATGCCTTTCTCGGATCAGGAATAATACGTTGGAGTTATGTTGGGACTGGATGGCTTACAACCTTACTGATCGTATTTGCCGGTGTGCTTTTGTTCAGCCGGATTGAAAAGACATTTATGGATACAGTATAA